One Streptosporangium becharense genomic window, TCCACTTCCACGATCTCCGCCATATCGGGAACACCCTGGCCGCCTCCACGGGGGCGAGCCTCAAAGAGCTGATGTCGCGCATGGGGCACTCCTCCACCCGGGCGGCGCTGATCTACCAGCACGCCAGTCAGGACCGGGACAGGGCCATCGCGCGGGCGCTCGGAAAGGCGTTCACGAGAGCTCAGACCAACGGGCATGAGAAGTCATCGGGCACGCAGCGGGCACGGAAGATCATAAAGTTCGGCTGAAAAGCAGAAGGCCAGGCCCCCGGATACCGGGTGACCTGGCCTTTTACTTCGAGCCGACGAGGGGAATCGAACCCCTGACCTACAGTTTACAAGACTGTTGCTCTGCCGATTGAGCTACGTCGGCACGGTCGCCTAGGAAGTGTAGTCGTCTCACCCGCCATTCGTCACGGAGATAGGCCGTTACGACCGCGAACGGTCAACGGCGGCGGTGACGGGACGTCTCGTAGAGGGCGACTCCGGCGGCGACACCGGCGTTGAGCGATTCCGCCGCGGCGTGTATCGGGATGCGGACGACCAGGTCGCACGACTCGCGGACCAGGCGGGACAGGCCCTTGCCCTCCGAGCCGATGACGATGACCAGGGGGCCGTCGAGGAGGTTGGCCTCGGCGATCTCGACCGTGCCCTCACCGTCCAGACCGATCACGAACAGGCCGGCCTCTCGGTACTCGCGCAGGGTCGCGGTGAGGTTGGCCGCTCGGGCGACCGCCATGGAGGCCAGCGTGCCGGCGGAGGTCTTCCAGGCGCCGCCCGTCACCCCGGCCGAGCGGCGGGACGGGATGACCAGGCCGTGTGCGCCGAAGGCGGCCGCAGAGCGGGCGATGGCGCCGAGGTTGCGGGGGTCGGTGACCCCGTCGAGGGCCACGATCAGCGGCACCTCCGCCGCTTCCTGGGCGAGGTTGACCAGGTCGTCGGGGTGGGCGTATTCGTACGGCGGGATCTGCAGGGCCAGACCCTGGTGGATGCCGCCCTCGGTGAGACGGTCGAGCTTCTCCCTGCTGACCTCCAGCATCGCGATGCCACGGTCGGCGGCGATGCGCAGGGACTCCTTGACCCGGTCGTCGCTGTCGATGCGCTGGGCGACGTAGAGCGCGTTGGCGGGCACCGAGGCCCGCAGCGCCTCCACGACGGGGTTGCGTCCGCCGATGTACTCGGGCGCGTCGTCGCCGCGCTTCGGGCGGACCGCGGAGCGCGGGGAGGAGGACCTGCCGGTCTGCTCCTCGCGCTCGATCCGCTGAGCGCGCATCTTGTCCTTGTGCCAGTGCCGCATGTGCGCCGGCGGGGTGGCACCCCTGCCCTCCAGGCCCCGGCGGACGTTCCCGCCGGTGCCCTTGGTCGGACTCTTCTTCTTCGCGGGTCGCCCGGACCCCTTACCCCCACCAGCCATGGTCTCTAGGGTAGGGGGCTTTTACCGCGCCAACTCCCAGCGGGGACCCTGGGGGGTGTCCTCCACGTGGATCCCCGCGGCGGCGAGCTGGTCGCGGATGCCGTCGGCCGCCGTGAAGTCCTTGCGTGCCCGCGCCGCCTGCCGCTGTTCC contains:
- the rlmB gene encoding 23S rRNA (guanosine(2251)-2'-O)-methyltransferase RlmB — translated: MAGGGKGSGRPAKKKSPTKGTGGNVRRGLEGRGATPPAHMRHWHKDKMRAQRIEREEQTGRSSSPRSAVRPKRGDDAPEYIGGRNPVVEALRASVPANALYVAQRIDSDDRVKESLRIAADRGIAMLEVSREKLDRLTEGGIHQGLALQIPPYEYAHPDDLVNLAQEAAEVPLIVALDGVTDPRNLGAIARSAAAFGAHGLVIPSRRSAGVTGGAWKTSAGTLASMAVARAANLTATLREYREAGLFVIGLDGEGTVEIAEANLLDGPLVIVIGSEGKGLSRLVRESCDLVVRIPIHAAAESLNAGVAAGVALYETSRHRRR